CAAATAGTAAATGACGGAAAGCATCCCATAATATAATgattaatgaaacaaaacacGCCCCGTACTGACGTTTTCACAAACAGAATATAGGTTGATataatgcaaaagaaattagTTACAGCTACACCAAATCAATGATAAACTAAACATGGTTAATATACATTGTattgttgtgttttattttcatatagTTGGGATTAATCGTAAATGTTGCTGAATAAAGCAATGCTTCacaaaacagaacaaaataaaactgcaaATTCTTTTGGTGCAAATCTTAATATTAAAGAAGGTAGAGGTGCAGTAGGTAAAGGTGGTAATAGAGTAGGAAATGGTATTACAGTAGGGTCAACTATAATGGGATCATCTATAACAAGAAGTGTAAAAAGTCGGTTTATACAATAACCCAGCGGTTGTTGAGGTTTAGCATATGAACACAAAACCCAAGCATCTCTGAGAAAACCAGGCGTGACAATTATGTCTCCAATACTACTGAAAATTGCATTAGACCTCAACAAAGTCAGAGTTTTTGTTGTACATTCTACAAAGGAAGTTTGTCTTCGTTCGCCTGTAAAATCAAGTTTGGTCACAAGACAACCTTGTTGTTATATATACTTATGGTAAAATACACAAGACATGTTTTTTAAGGTCTTACGTTGGGTTAACAGCATACTGTACCTTTTCGTTTTAATAACTTTCAAAGCAGAAGTGAGTACTGTATATTGTCCgctatatataactaacggAATTTTCGAATTACAAAGTTGGCTGGAGCATATCTCGGAATACTTTACATACCATAAGAATCTTGCGGAGGAGGTGTCGGCCGATTATTGCAAATCGCTAGTGCATCTCGAACAGGAGAACCCTCACGAGTTACTGCTTGCATGCGATAAAGCCAGTCGGGAAGGGTCACATCTTCATTATTTGCATCACATCCCAAAAATTCCGGACTAAAGGAATTGAAGAACATAAAAACTGTACAAGAGCTAACATGTTTCGGAGAAGAACATATGTCGTACATCAGAGTAGGAAACAGACGTAAATGTTAAAATCAAAGTTGAGTAAATATTGCTTTGCACCTGCTCTCGTTTACTGTATCGTTATGTCTGTAAGCTCAAAATCTACTGCACTTCGCGTTCTTTTTCTTTGCAACTACTTCCGTACAGAGTCGTAGTAAATACGAGCATTTACACAACTTTGATAGCAACATTTACGTCTGTTTCCTATACTCTGATGAAC
The Clavelina lepadiformis chromosome 4, kaClaLepa1.1, whole genome shotgun sequence DNA segment above includes these coding regions:
- the LOC143453020 gene encoding uncharacterized protein LOC143453020: MLTFLSNFSVRVCIQHTVESYFLKTTSDLLQPSRECIDEYAVSNRAGARFRAKRQTSSNVYERSGFFPNSPQFRFYTACYDNEINLPTGRADVDFLTVAQFVNEDVVCNPEFLGCDANNEDVTLPDWLYRMQAVTREGSPVRDALAICNNRPTPPPQDSYGERRQTSFVECTTKTLTLLRSNAIFSSIGDIIVTPGFLRDAWVLCSYAKPQQPLGYCINRLFTLLVIDDPIIVDPTVIPFPTLLPPLPTAPLPSLILRFAPKEFAVLFCSVL